The Rhodamnia argentea isolate NSW1041297 chromosome 7, ASM2092103v1, whole genome shotgun sequence genome contains the following window.
GGAGAGAATTCACTTCAGTGGAGAGGAGAAGGTCGGAGTGGACCTGTTGAGCCTGTCTGCGTGCGGCATACCTCGTCGTCGCATCGCACTCGCACTGCACTGCACTGCACTGGACCGATCtccttctccatttttctctctctccgcgCGCGATCAAACTAGGGTTTTGAAATGTGAGCACTGAGCAGTGTAGTGAGCAACCTAGCGTCGTGGGCTTTGTTTTTTCGGGCTATCAGCTGAAAGCTAATGACACCGGCCCGTATTCGAAATGACACCCGCTCCTATCGAACAGTCAGGCCCGGCTCAGTACTCAATTTGAGGTCGGGTGGGGGGGCGGGCCGGGTGTCCCCTTTGCCCCTACTCTCTGGGCGTGCCTGGGTGGGTTTAgcgtctctctgtctctcgctCGCTCACGGAGGATTCAATGGGGGAGTTCGCCGACGGCGACGACAAGTGCTTCATGGCGTCGCCGGACGTGGAGAGATTCCTCTGCGACCGCTTGCTCGACTCGAATCAGCCGATCTCGGAGCGATTCAGAGCCCTCTTCTCTCTCCGCAACCTCAAAGGCCCTGCACCGCGCACTGCCCTCGTCCAAGGTTCTTTGTCtctttttctgcttttctttttaagCTTTGCGCGCATTAATTTGGGTGTCCGCCTTGGGAGTTTTGAAGGGAACGCCATATTGCGATGCCCCTGTCACCCAGGGCGGCGTGTACTTAGCAGCCCGAAGGCTGTCTGTTGTTAATAGCTTGGAAAGCCATGTCTTTCTGGTGCTGCATACCAATTCTCGGCGTCTTATAGAAATCAGGGTTGTTATGGTTGAATTTGGAGGTGAGTGGAAATTAATCATGTCCCTGTGATAGCATTTCGAGCATATGATGCTGTCACCTTGATGGGTTGTGGCTGATGAAAATGGTTTAATGAGATCATAGGTGGCAACACGATGGGATTGGCAGTGGTTGGGTTTCTGGCTTTTTTATTGCACTGTCCTGAGGCCTTCCCTAGAACTTATGCTTCTGTCCTACGTTTGCAGAGTAGTCATACAACTATCTGTAGGATGAAACTCTCGTGAGAATTAGATATTAAACGATTGAGTGGTTCTGGTTCCTTTTGTTATTAGAAAGGTGAGGgaaatcacaaaaatttggAACGAAATGAAAGGTGCATACTTTCTGCGATTGGTGAGTGCTGCTTAATCTTGAGGGAAACCTGAGAACATATAATGAGGTCAAGTTTGCATTAGCGAAGGATTTTGGACAATCAAACATCAACTCATGCATAGAGCAAGTGAAATTGGGAGATGAGGTATTAGATGGCAGAAACTAGTTCAAGGTGTTTTAAACACTTGAAATGATGTCTCATAGATGTTTCTATTTTGGAAGGTGCTTTAAACATTAGCAACCTGTATATGtttaatgaatttgaaaatttgaacagTTTCTTTTAGTAACTCTTATTGTACTAATCAAAAGTAAGTGGACAATGTGTTTTTATAACGAATATTCATGTGAAAAGGAGTGAATAAGACTCGCAAGTATGCAAAATTATGTGCACAAGATTATGGACCTAACTTTAAATATTATGCTTCAAATGGAACTTGGAAGATGTGGTATCAAATATACGTTTAGTTAGCTCCACTCTACAAAGGAAGAGGAGGCTTGTTAATGTGTTGAGGCCATTTATCATCTGAAGGAATGACATTGATATACTATCAGAGTTCTCATGAGTTTTTCCCTCTCGTGCTATTAACAGCAACAAGGGATCCGTCAAATTTGTTGGCACATGAAGCAGCATTTGCATTGGGACAGATGCAAGATGTGGATGCAATCCCTGCTTTAGAGGCTGTTCTCAATGATCTTTCCTTGCACCCTATTGTCCGCCACGAGGTTGGGTTTTGGTACATTTTCCATTAGATACATTGTCTTATAGGGTATTTTAACCTCCTTGGAGTCAAGAAGATTACTCATGTTTCTCCACTCTTTTAATGGCGCAGGCAGCAGAAGCTCTTGGCGCAATTGGCTTGGAGACAAATGTTCCTATCCTGGAACATAGTTTGGCTCGTGATCCAGCTCAAGAGGTTCGAGAAACATGTGAATTGGCTCTTAGCCGAATCAAACAACTGAAAGCTGCCAACTCTGATGATGATTCTTCTACGACCGAGAGATCACCTTTTATGTCGGTTGACCCTGCTCCACCTGCTTCATCTTGTTCGTCTATTGGTCATCTCAGGTTCATACAGCTACTGTCATCAAGATGGGCGTTTTCCGTTTTTATTCATTTTGCTGGTTGACTATGCTGTCTTTTTCTTTATAGGGAAGTTCTTCTGGATGAAGAAAGAGGCATGCATGACCGTTATGCAGCTCTTTTTGCTCTTAGGAATCATGGTGGAGATGAAGCCATTACGGCTATAATTGATTCTTTGGGGGCAAATAGTGCTCTTCTCCGTCACGAGGTTAGTAAATAATCCAATTGTGGCACTTGTCACGACAACTTTTTCGAGGAGGTTTAATTATCTCGCTTTGCTTTCTCTTGTACTCTTCTTTCTCTATTAAAAACCGTGTATTAGATACTGTGGGTTGTCTTTAAATTCACCATGAACAACTTCCACTTGCTGCAAGTAAAACTTTTATTTGCAGCTGATTGCGATTGTGCTTGTAAAGTTGTAGCTAACTTTGGATTCTTTGTTATTGATGGTAATCTTTAAATTAGGTTATTAATTTAAGGTGAAGATGAGGGGACGCATAAGTTATTTGATGAGGCTTTGCTTTGTCGCctcattgaacatttttaaaatcTAGGTAAATTGTTTTGTGTCATATGCAGGTTGCTTACGTTTTGGGCCAGTTGCAAGATAAAACTGCGTCAGCTGAACTCTCAAACATTCTTAGAAAAACAGATGAGCATCCAATGGTTAGACATGAAGCCGCTGAGGCCCTTGGATCAATTGCAGGTCTGATTTGCTTTCATGACTTTCTAGTATGGTTTTTGATAATAGGAACAGGAAGGGAAGTTTTCTATTTGGTTTTACCCAATTCATTAGCTGGTAATGAAGTCTCGAGAGGATCCAGCAGTTGAGAAGAACCTTATTTTGCTAGGAATGTACTTGTGATCATGTCCCTTGTCTGCTTTTGTAGGATGATTTTAATGGGGTTAAGTTGGTGAGGGTTTTCAGAATGACCGTGCCTTGGAATAATACATTTGGACAAGGCTGATGCTTTTGCTATTTGGTGCTAGTTACACGTAGAATTTAGAACTTGTCTTATTTCAAGTCTCTGGGTCAGTTTTCAGGATCAACTGTGGGGGGCTGTTTAGTCATAGCTTCCTTTCATTGTTGGATGTATCGCATCGCCATAGCTCTTGTTTGTGGATTTTTACTGATTCTCATAATAAATGAAGCTCCAATCTTACTTTTAGTTTTTCTAGTATCCATTTCGAACCCCTAGATAAGTCTTACAGCCTGGCAGATCTTTTTTTCCATCCTTTTCCTTACATTTGTAGTGAAAGATGATATTCAATCCCTTCCTTCTGAAGTAGCTTTATTGCTTGCATGGTTCCTTCCACTTCATTTGCTGTCATTAGCAATTATTCTGTTTATGCTGTTAAAGTACTCCACTACTTAACAACTAGTGCTAGAACAAGGAGATGAGATGTTTGGCTGTTTAGTGCAAGATTATATACCTTTTGCAAATCTCATTTTCCACTATTGATATTACAGCATGTTATCTTGGCCGACATATCTAATGAAGTTTGTCTTGATAGATGACCAAAGCGTGGCACTTCTTGAGGAATTTTCCAAGGATCCCGAGCCTCTAGTTTCTCAAAGTTGTGAAGTTGCTCTCAGCATGCTTGAATTTGAAAGATCGGGAAAATCCTTTGAGGTATTTTTTTACATATCACATCACAGTCCTCAACTTCTTAGTTGGAAGGGTGCTAAACTATCGTTTGTTCTGCAGTATCTGTATATGGAAGCTCCTCAAGTGCAATGAAGCATGCACTGAGCTGGATTCTCGTCGGTGTGTTCTCCATGGCCTCATAGTTAGTACGATACCTGGgtgaaggtaatttattcataTGTCTGAGCATAGAGTTGAGGGAGGATTGCTCGGTAGAGTACATCTGAGAATTTTGAGTTTTTAACTGAATCTGACAGATTTGTCAAATACGTGACCATGGCAAAACTGATTGAGGAAAATAATAAAGCAAATTTACTTGAGCAAATGTATTGAGTTGTGGCATTTGGGATCTATCGACACTCACAATGAGATCGTGGTGACTGAAAAATGGTGTTTCTCTTGTTTATGTGGGTGCACCAAAGTAGATCTTGAGTATGTAGACAGAACTATAAATCTTCTGAATTTGTAGTGTCTGCTCTGGTATTTTTTCAAGCGACATGGCTCAGTTCTGTTCATTAGAGTTTGAATGAAGCATTGCTCATGTGAGCTGCAAAACATGGTCCCAGTCCAGACTACTGGAAAAAGGTATAGATGTTAGCCCGAGCATCATGACTCAAGGACTAATTATCGTGGCTGTTGGGCACTCTTCGTGTTCATGATAGTTAAAAAGGTCAGATGTTTCTGAATTCGTTTCTAAGACTGTTGAAACTTAGAAGACCTTTGACATTGATGGGAGCATACAAATTCTCGAATCAGTAATGTATGATTTGGAAGCAAACTACAAAGATGGATGTGAGTTGGAAATTCCAAAGTATGATTAAGTAGGCAGCGGTGATTCTCTGTTTTTCATGCACACTCAAGGGACTCGCCACTCCTTGCCTCTTCGGGGAGTCCCTGGCCGAAAAGAGTAGTAGTAGTATGTAACCATTTTGCCTCTGCACCTCCCGATAGTATGCAAAAACGGAGAAGAAGACTGATTCTAGCCATACAAAACACAGAAAGGTGAATTTAATTTTGCCCCAGTTCTTAAGTTTAGGTCTAGGGCTTGAGGAACATTTTTGATTCAGCCCTAGTTCGTGAATTTGGGGGCAAACAAATGGCTGAAGCGACGTGGTTTTGCACCTCTTTTGGTGACTTCGTTTTGCCGATGAGCCATGTCAAACGCTTTTATGTTAAATTATTGCCACAGCGAATTTTCCTGCCACACAAATCGCTGATGTCACCAAAGTGATCGACTCTTTTATCAAAGTGGcaataattttataaataatacGTTATGTCATTTGCGCTATCTTttataaataatataatattttttttaaggaaggaGTCTTGCTTGTctagttaaaaaaatagaaaaatttaccaaagaaatcctaaacttatttcaattatgctaattcaattataaacttattTTTCACCGATTCAACCTAAAGtcttttaaaattatattaatttaatctATTCGACTAATTTTTACTAGctggcgacataatattttaatatttttttatttttttttttttttttttttcttcccttctctcttcttcctcaaagCAATCGTCGGACCTCGGCGATCGACCAAAGGGATGACCAACTTTTGCCATGGCCAAGCGAGGACGGTCGAGCCTCGTTGGCCGTCTCTCTTGCGGGTCGACGAGCTCCGATGAccactggaggaagaagagggaagggaaaaagaaaaaaaaagaaaaaaaaataaaaatattcaaaaatattttaaaatattgtGTCGTCGCCGGCGGATCGAAATTTGTCGGATTGACTTAATTAGCACAATagcaaaatttttagaattgaatctataaaaaaaaaaagtttagaactgaattgatacaattgtaaaaagtttaggactttttttgataatttttccaaagaaataATATAACCTTCTTATTGAAGGGAGGACTGAGCAATAAGTTAAGCCCAAAATGAACGTTTGGACCGACCGTCATTACCTTTAATCTTAAGGCTGCCAAGGGACTTTTTGAGCCCAGAAAAGcctttgacaaaaaatgaaacgTGTTTGGTGCAACTATTTGATAATGTATTTTCAAAGAGCCTTTCTCTCAAGGCAAGGGCCGAGTAACTTCGGCTTTCTAGCATTTTTTGGCATGCTGAAACTCAAGAGCTATCCAATTGTACTCTTCCAAGCTTGCTCTCAATGACATTTTCGTTATCCTTTAAACCACTAGAGGAAAACCACTCTTTATTATCTCTTTGCAATGCCAAAGAATCACCGATGATTGTCGAAATCGAGGCTAGCCTAGTCGCTCGACTGGTGTCACATTTCGATGCTCGCCAAGCTCAAGACTCACCCAATTGTGTGACCTTGGAGATCTTCTAGCCCTCAAGCTCACCTTTTGTCCCCATATCTAGCATGCTTGAGGTTGTGCAATCTCAACGACAAGCCGTCGCCCGAGCTACCGAGGTCATAAGagatatctttctttttttc
Protein-coding sequences here:
- the LOC115752055 gene encoding deoxyhypusine hydroxylase codes for the protein MGEFADGDDKCFMASPDVERFLCDRLLDSNQPISERFRALFSLRNLKGPAPRTALVQATRDPSNLLAHEAAFALGQMQDVDAIPALEAVLNDLSLHPIVRHEAAEALGAIGLETNVPILEHSLARDPAQEVRETCELALSRIKQLKAANSDDDSSTTERSPFMSVDPAPPASSCSSIGHLREVLLDEERGMHDRYAALFALRNHGGDEAITAIIDSLGANSALLRHEVAYVLGQLQDKTASAELSNILRKTDEHPMVRHEAAEALGSIADDQSVALLEEFSKDPEPLVSQSCEVALSMLEFERSGKSFEYLYMEAPQVQ